Below is a genomic region from Spirosoma radiotolerans.
CAACGTGGAGGAGAACAGCAGCACGCAGACCTCGACCGTTGGGGGCGCTAAATACATTTATTCGGTACCACCGAATTACCAGCGTGACCGGGATTATACCCAGCCAAACGTAGTTGAACTTAATGAGCAGTCGATGCGGCTGAGCGTGACCAACCTGCGTGATGGCGATTCGCGTGGCGCGTTCAAGAATACCAACTTCAACCTGTTGTTCCGGGAGCGTATCAGAATGTTCGTGCACATGCACAACCCCGATAACGAAAGCATGCCGGGTGTATCGACGTTTGTGCGGATTGGTACGGATTACACGGATAACTACTACGAAATCGAAATTCCGAATCTGATCGCTTCGCCCCCTAATAATTCTGATCCTGAAACGGTGTGGCCTGCAGGCAATCAACTGGATCTGGCACTGGAGGAATTGATTAACCTGAAAGCCAACCGAAACCGGCTGCTCACCCGCCGAACATCGCTGCCCTATTCGGAGCAGTCGGCAGACCAGCATTATATACTCACCGTGGTGGGTAACCCTGATCTGAGTTCGGTGCAGTCGGTTATGATTGGCGTTCGGAACCCAAAAATCGCTGGGGATGGCGAACGGCCCAGATCATTTACCGTTTGGGTCGATGAGTTCCGGGCCTATGGCTACGACCAGCATTCGGGCATGGCGGCTATTGGTGCGTTGAATATGAAACTGGCCGATATTGGTACGCTGACCGCTTCGGGCCGAATTACGACCTTTGGCTTCGGGGGCGTACAGACACGCATTGGCGACCGAGCCCTCGAAACCACCTCCGAATTCGGGTTTTCGTCGGCACTGTCCATTGACAAATTTCTGCCAGCCAGCTGGGGCCTTCGCATTCCGTTATATGTCAGCTATGACCACCGCAATGTAAACCCACATTTTGACCCGCTCGATCCCGACACGCCCTTGCAAACGTCGCTATCGACCAAACCCGAAAATGAGCGGGACAGCTATCGTCAGTTGGTGCAGGACAATACGACGCGCCGGGGGTATAACTTCTCGAACGTTCGGAAAGTAAAGACCAACCCGAATGCCAAGTCACACTTCTGGGACTTTGAGAATTTTGCGTTTACCTATGCCTTCAACGACGCCAAACGGACCAATATCCTTACGCAGGAGTATCTCCAGCAACAGCACCGGGGCGGCATTGCGTATACCTTCAGCGGTCAGCCTAAGGCTTTTGAACCCTTCCGGAATGTTGCCTCGTTTGAAGCTCCGTACCTACGCTGGCTCAAGGATTTTAACCTGACATTGTTGCCCACACTGGTGTCTATCCGAACAGATATGGACCGGAGTTTTATCAAAACACAACTCCGCTCGTCGGACCTGACGACCAATGGTATTGTGCCGCAGTACGAGAAGTATTTTCTGTTCAATCGCTATTACGACCTTACCTGGAATCTGACGCGTAGTCTGGTGCTGACCTATCATGCACAGGCCAATGCCATCATCGACGAACCCGCAGGTGACATCAACACCCAGGCGAAACGGGACTCGATCATCAACAGCATTAAGCACCTGGGCCGGATGAAAAACTTCGTGCAGGACATCCGAGCCACGTACCGGCTGCCGCTGGACAAGATTCCGCTCCTCGACTGGATTGCGGCCGATGCGGTGTATGGTGTGGGGTATCAGTTTCAGGCCAATTCGTTTGGCGTTACTGATTCGCTGGGTGTGCCTTTTGGTAATATCCTGCGAAACAACCGTGAACGGGGCATTACAGGACGCGTTGACCTGATTCGCTTGTATAATAAAATCCGGTACCTGCGTTTTGCCAATACACCCTCGCCTGTTCGCAAGAACTTCGCCCGGAACCCCGGCGATATCGAGGACATTGTTCGGGGGGAAAGCAAGGTGTTGAAAAACTTCACGCGGGCACTGCTCACCGTACGGGGCATCAATTTCTCCTATGTCTTGCAGGAATCAACGATCCTGCCCGGCTTTCTGCCAACGCCTAAACTGTTTGGGTTAAGCTCCGATAATGCCCCCGGACTGGGGTTTGTGTTAGGGAGTCAGGATCATAACATCGCCTACAAAGCCGCGGACAAAGGTTGGCTGTCGCCGAGTACCGTCCTGAATACGGCCTTTCAGCAAAACATCACCAAAAAGTTCACCGCTAGTACGACCCTGGAGCCCTTCAAGGATTTCAGAATGCAGATCAACTGGCGACTGGACCGGACGGATGCGTACCAGGAATATTATCGGCCCGGCTCGCAGGGTGGCCCGTTCGAGACGTTTTCTGCCGTACGCAATGGGCAATTCAGTATGTCGTTCTGGTCGTTCCGAACCGCGTTTATTGGCTTGCGGGGTGACAACACATCGCCCATTTTCGATAAATTCGAAAGCTATCGCCAGTACTTTATCGATAAGCTGACGGCTGCCAATCCGGAGAAGACGGGACGCTATGACAAAACATCGCAGGATGTTTTGATACCCGCCTTTTTTGCCGCCTATAGCGGGCAACCGGTCGAGAAAGCGCAGTTATCGCCTTTTTACAACTTCCCCCTCCCGAACTGGCAAATTGCGTACAACGGCTTGTCGGGGTTAGGGTTCATTCGGAAGAAGTTTAGTGCGTTTACCATCAACCATAGTTACTCATCGACGTATAGCGTTGGTAATTTTATTTCCAATCTGGATTACGGCGCTGCCTACGTCAATCTGGCCGTACAAGGTTACCCAATGGCGGCCTCCATTAACCAGATAGGCCAATATGTCCCCGTTTTTGCGATGAGTACCATTACGATGTCGGAGAAGTTTGCGCCGATGCTCGGGGTACAGTTCCAGACGAAAAACCGGATCAGCGGGCGGTTGGAGTACAACCAGAGCCGTGATATTGCGCTGAGTCTATCGAACTCGCAGGTGGCTGAACTGAGCAACAAAGACTTGACGGCTTCGATCGGGTTTACCCGGCAGAATATGCGTATTCCGTTCAAGATAAACGGCGCTTACAAAAAGCTGAAAAATGACCTGACGTTCTCCTGTAACCTGACATTACGCGACACACGGGCTATTCAGCGGAAGCTCGACGCTGAGCAGATCATTACGGCGGGTAACGTGAACTTTCAGTTGCGCCCACAAGTGAGCTACATTGTCAGCCGTCGTCTGAACTTCAATTTCTATTTCGATCGGACCTTCAACGATCCGCTTGTGTCAAATTCATTCCGTCGGGCTACAACCTCAGGTGGTGTTCAGGTGAAGTTCAATCTGGCGGAGTAGTGTAGCTGGCTAATTGAGCCGTCTACTAACAATCCCGTTCGTTTACCGGTTGATTCATTACATACTAACCAACATACCATGAACTATAAATCGCTTGGCAATACGGGTGTATTAGTTTCCGAAATATGCCTCGGTACAATGACGTTTGGCGGCAATGGCTACTGGAAAGCCATGGGGGAACTCCAGCAAAACGCTGTCAATGACATTGTAAAAACCGCGCTCGATAATGGCATCAACTTTATTGATACGGCCAATGTCTACTCATTTGGGGAGTCGGAACGCCTGCTGGGGCAGTCCATCAAATCATTGGGATTGTCGCGTGATGAACTCGTAATTGCGACTAAAGTGCGGGGCCGGATGGGCGAGGGTAAAAATCAGGTTGGATTGGGCCGTCTGCAAATCATGCAACAACTGGAAGGCAGCCTCAAGCGCCTGCAGGTCGACCATGTGGACCTGTATCAGATTCACGGATTTGACCCGATAACGCCCCTGGAAGAAACCATGCGAGGGCTGGAAGATGTCGTGCGAAGCGGAAAAGTGCGCTATATTGGCTGCTCAAACCTTGCGGCCTGGCAGGTCATGAAAGCCAATGGCATCGCGGATAAATACGGTTGGTCGAAATTTATTTCCACGCAGAACTACTACTCCATTGCGGGTCGGGACCTCGAAAATGAGATCGTGCCGATGGTGCTGGATCAGCAGATGGCTATTCTGCCCTGGAGTCCGCTGGCGGGTGGTTTTCTGTCCGGTAAATATACCCGCGATAACAAGCCCGAAGGCGACTCGCGCCGGTTAGGCTTCGATTTTCCGCCCGTTAACCAGGAGCGTGCTTACGATATCATCGACGCCATGAAGCCCATTGCCG
It encodes:
- a CDS encoding aldo/keto reductase, whose product is MNYKSLGNTGVLVSEICLGTMTFGGNGYWKAMGELQQNAVNDIVKTALDNGINFIDTANVYSFGESERLLGQSIKSLGLSRDELVIATKVRGRMGEGKNQVGLGRLQIMQQLEGSLKRLQVDHVDLYQIHGFDPITPLEETMRGLEDVVRSGKVRYIGCSNLAAWQVMKANGIADKYGWSKFISTQNYYSIAGRDLENEIVPMVLDQQMAILPWSPLAGGFLSGKYTRDNKPEGDSRRLGFDFPPVNQERAYDIIDAMKPIADAHGVSVARIALAWVLAKPGVTSVIIGAKNTDQLLDNIKAVDVSLTTEQLDQLDAISATPMPYPQWMIQRQGGDRLGVANFSPNQSTVAAK